One Silene latifolia isolate original U9 population chromosome 4, ASM4854445v1, whole genome shotgun sequence DNA segment encodes these proteins:
- the LOC141652370 gene encoding cytochrome P450 CYP736A12-like, with the protein MISVGIPIIVVFISILLTSWSSLKKLFKQPKILTSKLTKKLDTNVSHLPPSPPKLPIIGHLHLVGSLPHRSFQTLAKKYGPIMHLKLGSMPVIVVSSPDMAERLLRNHDVLCAKRPMSDVSHDLSYGSKGVIFTPYSAYWRNVRKLCVMELLSASKIRSFAWLRKEEIAKLVCSLKNASEANQPIEVGASVGGVLEELIYRMLYGSPKEDLALRSVVLEALRLSGTLNISDYLTFLAPFDIQGLKRRIKKLMVTVDDVLEKIISNHEDEAKREQRTHKDLVDVMVSIMKNNNCPSNGPSYTIERDNIKAILIDLVVPAIDSATNIVRWALASLLKHPHKMKILQKEIESVVGMNRIVEETDIPKFRYLDLVIKEIFRLYPIIFAPHEAIEEFSFDGYKIPKGSQIFLNSWAIGRDPSIWSDNCQEFHPERFIDNDIDTISGQDFRLAPFGFGRRRCPGTLLGLLNVKLLLSQLVHCFDWTMADGKSPQGLVMKEKFGLVMSMANELVLIPKYRLNNV; encoded by the exons ATGATTTCTGTAGGCATTCCCATCATAGTAGTCTTTATTAGCATACTACTAACTTCATGGAGCTCTCTTAAGAAACTATTCAAACAACCAAAAATATTAACCTCAAAATTAACAAAGAAATTAGATACCAATGTTTCACATTTACCTCCTAGTCCACCAAAATTACCCATCATAGGTCACCTCCACTTGGTAGGGAGCTTACCACATCGTAGTTTCCAAACCCTAGCCAAGAAATATGGTCCTATTATGCACCTTAAACTAGGTTCCATGCCTGTTATCGTGGTTTCATCACCCGATATGGCGGAACGCCTTCTTAGAAACCATGATGTCCTTTGTGCAAAGAGACCCATGTCCGATGTCTCTCATGACCTTTCATATGGGTCAAAGGGGGTCATATTTACCCCATATAGCGCATATTGGCGAAACGTTAGGAAATTGTGTGTGATGGAGCTTTTAAGTGCTTCTAAAATAAGATCATTTGCATGGTTAAGGAAGGAAGAGATTGCGAAACTAGTGTGCTCGCTTAAGAATGCTTCGGAGGCTAATCAGCCTATTGAAGTTGGAGCGAGTGTGGGTGGTGTTTTAGAAGAGTTGATATATCGAATGTTGTATGGAAGTCCTAAAGAGGACTTGGCTCTTAGGTCTGTTGTCCTTGAGGCCTTGAGACTTTCCGGCACCCTCAATATTTCCGACTACCTAACTTTTCTAGCTCCCTTCGACATTCAG GGCCTTAAACGGCGAATCAAAAAGCTTATGGTAACCGTGGACGATGTGTTAGAGAAGATTATCAGCAACCACGAAGACGAAGCTAAAAGGGAACAACGAACTCACAAAGATTTAGTAGATGTTATGGTATCAATAATGAAAAATAACAATTGCCCTAGTAATGGACCGTCATATACAATTGAGAGGGATAATATTAAAGCCATTCTTATCGATTTAGTCGTACCGGCAATCGATAGTGCTACTAACATCGTAAGATGGGCACTTGCATCTCTTTTAAAACACCCACACAAAATGAAAATACTACAAAAAGAAATAGAAAGTGTGGTGGGTATGAATAGAATTGTTGAAGAAACAGATATACCTAAATTTCGTTACTTAGATTTAGTAATTAAAGAAATATTTAGGTTATATCCTATAATATTTGCTCCACATGAGGCCATAGAAGAATTTTCATTTGATGGGTACAAAATTCCCAAAGGTTCACAAATATTTTTAAATTCATGGGCAATTGGTAGAGACCCGAGTATATGGTCAGATAATTGTCAAGAGTTCCACCCTGAGAGGTTTATAGACAATGATATTGATACGATTAGTGGACAAGATTTCCGACTAGCTCCGTTTGGATTCGGTCGAAGGAGATGTCCGGGAACACTTCTTGGTTTATTGAATGTCAAGTTGTTGTTATCTCAGTTGGTTCATTGTTTTGACTGGACGATGGCTGATGGTAAATCCCCACAAGGTTTAGTGATGAAGGAGAAGTTTGGACTTGTTATGTCCATGGCTAATGAATTGGTGTTGATCCCCAAATACCGCCTCAATAATGTTTAA